A window of the Candidatus Saccharibacteria bacterium genome harbors these coding sequences:
- a CDS encoding PHP domain-containing protein, with amino-acid sequence MKLSLLVGGCLMPSIELHCHSNKSDGSLDPGQLIEDASELGISRLSITDHDKVTFGESLARHALELGIILIPGVEFSTYDQEANLGVHVLGHGFDPGHDAISRFIDLQKQARSNYADALVQKIKSQGLELNREAIPDGVSVTKYNLAEAVLAQNPEDIITSLLGTKARSVGHFIELTMNQGGVFFVPKSSVSPKNAVDCIHNAGGVASVAHPIEYLYRGTSAEVVQGIVQRSGVDGLEVFYDYIPSDTSEPLGKVEQRDYEGILSIMAKSLGLEMLAGSDFHRYDEGRTLGSRSEYISIADNSPFFPIVSVSSEFKVFPRE; translated from the coding sequence ATGAAACTCAGCTTGTTAGTAGGTGGTTGTTTGATGCCTAGTATTGAGCTACATTGCCATTCAAATAAATCAGATGGAAGTCTAGATCCTGGTCAGCTAATTGAAGATGCATCTGAGTTAGGTATATCTCGATTGTCGATTACTGATCATGATAAAGTTACCTTCGGTGAGTCATTGGCTAGGCATGCCCTAGAATTAGGAATAATCCTTATTCCAGGGGTTGAATTTTCTACATATGATCAAGAAGCAAATCTTGGGGTTCATGTATTGGGGCATGGTTTTGATCCAGGGCATGATGCTATCAGTAGATTTATTGACCTTCAGAAACAAGCAAGAAGTAATTATGCAGATGCTTTGGTTCAAAAAATTAAATCTCAAGGTTTAGAGCTTAACAGAGAAGCCATTCCAGATGGAGTATCAGTTACTAAATACAATTTAGCAGAAGCTGTATTAGCACAGAATCCTGAAGATATAATCACTTCATTACTTGGTACAAAGGCTAGGTCAGTAGGTCACTTTATTGAACTCACTATGAATCAAGGGGGTGTATTTTTTGTACCAAAGAGTTCTGTTTCCCCAAAAAATGCAGTTGATTGTATACATAATGCCGGAGGGGTGGCGAGTGTAGCTCATCCAATTGAATATTTATACAGAGGTACTAGCGCAGAAGTAGTTCAAGGTATAGTTCAGAGATCAGGCGTGGATGGATTGGAGGTATTTTATGACTATATTCCTTCAGATACAAGTGAACCATTAGGTAAAGTCGAACAAAGAGACTATGAGGGTATTCTTAGTATAATGGCAAAAAGCTTAGGGCTGGAGATGCTTGCAGGCTCAGATTTCCATAGATATGATGAAGGAAGGACACTAGGTTCTAGGTCTGAATATATTTCTATTGCTGATAATAGCCCCTTTTTCCCTATAGTATCAGTATCGAGTGAGTTTAAGGTTTTCCCTAGGGAGTAA
- the trpS gene encoding tryptophan--tRNA ligase yields MTRIFSGIQPSGRPTIGNYIGAMKQWVELQKDNSDSQLIFSIVNLHAITARQNPEELKERTLDMVAWLLAMGIDPTRSNTKIMVQSTVPAHSELAWILDNYTTIGELNRMTQFKDKSAGQKPEGLLVGIYNYPVLMAADILLYSTDIVPVGDDQMQHIELTRDIASRFNNLYGEVFVVPRGQIVQEGSRIMNLQDPTKKMSKSSDNQMSFVLLEDSAELIHKKLSKAVTDQYGEVRYDPDRQPAISNLIDIYRGFEGDLSIEAIEKRYVDIGYGQFKQDLAVLVIDKLSDLQNRYQSFRAGHEMLIRVVDEGKEYCQKIAEQKIEQVKQVVGLV; encoded by the coding sequence CGAGTGGCCGTCCAACTATTGGAAACTATATTGGGGCAATGAAGCAGTGGGTGGAGCTACAAAAAGATAATTCAGATAGTCAGCTAATATTTAGTATTGTTAATTTACATGCTATTACAGCTAGACAAAATCCAGAGGAACTTAAGGAACGTACCTTGGATATGGTTGCTTGGTTGCTTGCGATGGGAATCGACCCGACTAGGAGTAATACAAAAATCATGGTTCAATCCACCGTTCCTGCTCATAGTGAGCTTGCTTGGATATTAGACAATTATACGACCATTGGTGAGCTCAATCGGATGACTCAATTCAAGGATAAGTCTGCTGGTCAGAAGCCAGAAGGGCTACTGGTTGGTATTTATAATTATCCAGTCTTGATGGCGGCTGATATCTTACTCTATAGTACTGATATCGTGCCTGTTGGAGATGATCAGATGCAACATATTGAATTGACTAGGGATATTGCTAGCAGATTTAATAATCTTTATGGTGAGGTATTTGTAGTACCAAGGGGTCAAATAGTTCAGGAGGGGTCAAGGATCATGAATCTACAAGATCCGACCAAGAAAATGAGCAAGAGTAGTGACAATCAGATGAGTTTTGTCCTACTAGAGGATTCAGCTGAACTAATTCATAAGAAGTTAAGCAAAGCCGTAACAGATCAATATGGTGAAGTGCGGTATGATCCGGATCGACAACCTGCTATTAGTAACCTAATTGATATATATCGAGGGTTTGAGGGTGATTTATCAATAGAAGCGATAGAGAAGCGTTATGTTGATATTGGGTATGGTCAATTCAAGCAGGATTTAGCAGTATTGGTGATTGATAAGTTGTCTGATTTACAAAATAGATATCAAAGTTTTAGGGCAGGGCATGAAATGCTCATTAGGGTAGTAGATGAAGGAAAAGAGTACTGTCAAAAGATAGCAGAGCAGAAGATTGAACAGGTCAAACAAGTAGTGGGGTTGGTTTAA